A part of Campylobacter ureolyticus ACS-301-V-Sch3b genomic DNA contains:
- a CDS encoding response regulator transcription factor — protein MVNVLMIEDDTEFAQILSEYLSQFNIKITNFEDPYLGLSAGIKNYDLLILDLTLPGLDGLEVCKEIREKYDIPIIISSARSDVSDRVVGLQIGADDYLPKPYDPKEMHARIMSLIRRYKKTAQVEENDIDSAFRVDEKRHEIYFHDEALVLTPAEYEILEYLIKQHSFSVSREQLVYHCKSLKDKNSKSLDVIIGRLRTKIGDNSKNPTHIFSVRGIGYKLLG, from the coding sequence ATGGTTAATGTACTAATGATAGAAGACGATACAGAATTTGCACAAATTTTATCTGAGTATTTAAGTCAATTTAATATAAAAATAACAAATTTTGAGGATCCGTATTTGGGACTTAGTGCTGGCATAAAAAACTACGATTTATTAATACTTGATCTTACTTTACCAGGACTTGATGGACTTGAAGTATGTAAAGAAATAAGAGAAAAGTATGATATTCCTATCATTATATCTTCTGCAAGAAGTGATGTAAGCGATAGAGTTGTTGGACTTCAAATTGGAGCTGATGATTATCTTCCAAAGCCTTATGATCCAAAAGAGATGCATGCAAGAATAATGAGTTTAATAAGACGCTATAAAAAAACAGCTCAAGTAGAAGAAAACGATATTGATAGTGCTTTTAGAGTCGATGAAAAAAGACATGAAATTTATTTTCACGATGAGGCTTTAGTTTTAACTCCAGCTGAATATGAAATTTTAGAATATCTTATCAAACAACACAGCTTTTCAGTCTCAAGAGAGCAACTTGTATATCATTGCAAAAGCTTAAAAGATAAAAATTCAAAAAGCTTAGATGTTATAATTGGAAGATTAAGAACAAAAATAGGTGATAATTCTAAAAATCCAACTCATATTTTTTCAGTTCGCGGAATCGGATATAAACTTTTAGGATGA
- the recR gene encoding recombination mediator RecR: protein MNISKFDELVEAFMKLPGVGKKSALRYAYHVSINDSFAGLNLAHCIEDAVKLLKRCSKCGALSEDEICEICADDQRDREILCIVESPKDILIIEKSGSYNGLYFVLDDVDNSILERLKKYIDENQIKEVIFALTPGINSDGIMLYIEDKFSDFDINFSKIAQGIPTGVSLDNVDMLSLIKALNNRMKT from the coding sequence ATGAATATTTCCAAATTTGATGAGTTGGTAGAAGCTTTTATGAAGCTTCCTGGAGTTGGCAAAAAATCAGCTTTAAGATATGCGTATCATGTAAGTATAAATGACTCTTTTGCTGGATTAAATTTAGCTCACTGTATAGAAGATGCGGTTAAGCTTTTAAAAAGATGCTCAAAATGCGGGGCTTTAAGCGAAGATGAAATTTGCGAAATTTGTGCAGATGATCAAAGAGATAGAGAAATTCTTTGCATTGTAGAAAGCCCAAAAGATATTTTGATAATAGAAAAAAGCGGCTCTTATAATGGATTATATTTTGTTTTAGATGATGTAGATAATAGCATTTTGGAACGTTTAAAAAAATACATTGATGAAAATCAAATAAAAGAAGTTATTTTTGCCTTAACACCTGGAATTAATAGCGATGGAATCATGCTTTATATCGAAGATAAATTTAGTGATTTTGATATAAATTTTAGTAAAATAGCTCAAGGAATTCCAACTGGCGTAAGCCTTGATAATGTTGATATGCTCTCTCTTATCAAGGCTTTAAATAATAGAATGAAAACTTAA
- the dnaJ gene encoding molecular chaperone DnaJ, producing the protein MATELDYYEILEVSRNADSETIKKSFRKLALKYHPDRNQGNKEAEQKFKEINEAYQCLSDKNKREIYDRYGKDGLNNAGFSSGFAGGFGGFEDVMGDIFDSFFGGGRTNSGRRKKPIDNYDLDIEILVDLDFKEAVFGVQKELKYKIKKPCKECDGVGGQKTTCDYCGGRGQISQRQGFMSFVQTCPKCGGHGEMLKSKCPKCGGKGYDEVEQSFKFDIPKGVDNGIKIRISQKGNLSKDGSYGDLYAVIRVKEDDKFVRDGDDVYLEVPVFITQAMLGETIIIPTLDGQKELKLRVGTQDKEQFVLENEGIENLRTKKRGNLIAQISIKMPKKLNENQEKLIKELGKSFGIEPNKMVEESMFDKIKGWFK; encoded by the coding sequence GTGGCTACAGAATTGGATTATTACGAAATATTGGAAGTCTCAAGAAATGCAGACTCTGAAACAATTAAAAAATCTTTTAGAAAACTTGCTTTAAAGTATCATCCAGATAGAAATCAAGGCAATAAGGAAGCTGAGCAAAAATTTAAAGAGATAAATGAAGCCTATCAATGTTTAAGCGATAAAAACAAAAGAGAAATTTATGATAGATATGGAAAAGACGGCTTAAATAATGCTGGGTTTAGTAGTGGTTTTGCCGGAGGTTTTGGCGGCTTTGAAGATGTTATGGGCGATATATTTGATTCATTCTTTGGAGGCGGTAGAACAAACTCAGGAAGAAGAAAAAAACCTATTGATAATTATGATTTAGACATTGAAATTTTAGTTGATTTAGATTTTAAAGAAGCTGTTTTTGGAGTCCAAAAGGAATTAAAATATAAAATAAAAAAACCATGTAAAGAATGTGATGGAGTAGGTGGCCAGAAAACAACTTGTGATTATTGTGGAGGAAGAGGGCAAATAAGCCAAAGACAAGGCTTTATGAGTTTTGTTCAAACTTGTCCAAAATGTGGCGGTCATGGTGAAATGCTAAAATCAAAATGTCCAAAATGTGGTGGCAAAGGGTATGATGAGGTTGAGCAAAGCTTTAAATTTGATATACCAAAAGGCGTCGATAATGGCATAAAAATAAGAATAAGCCAAAAAGGAAATCTCTCAAAAGATGGAAGTTACGGGGATTTATATGCTGTAATTAGAGTTAAAGAAGATGATAAGTTTGTAAGAGATGGTGATGATGTTTATTTAGAAGTACCAGTTTTTATAACTCAAGCAATGCTAGGAGAAACTATTATCATACCAACATTGGATGGCCAAAAAGAATTAAAACTTAGAGTTGGAACACAAGATAAAGAGCAATTTGTTTTAGAAAATGAAGGAATTGAAAATTTAAGAACTAAAAAAAGAGGAAATTTAATAGCTCAAATTTCAATTAAAATGCCAAAAAAATTAAATGAAAATCAAGAAAAACTTATAAAAGAACTTGGAAAAAGTTTTGGAATAGAACCAAATAAGATGGTTGAAGAGAGTATGTTTGATAAGATAAAAGGTTGGTTTAAATAA
- a CDS encoding response regulator, translating to MKLNTTSILRFITGIPLLIIMLIGSFYLYSSYNNYKEADTLNKSVANLNSISELIEQLGNERGLSVIYTASGGRLNVSDLLQNQRAQTDAEIKKFNNLIANYESIVGSNFLNKSSGVPSELLKMSSLLKNINEARSKVDNLDADFNTVFTNFFSVIDEEYLNYARFVQKYATSQDIASLSSNLVTTYEIMSASSYQRDYVISLLGTREAIDYSTLSKWSEISNKSAFISYTSLPESQAKTEILKLLSSPDSQAIISSANTLNTQLQQEALSGEYSVGLMEWFSAASSKISLAKEITQKLSKELMVQTDAYKHELQKVLFIAIGLFAIAILFLFITLRFINRFQRNISELDDVLNSISHISEQDIKIDLRTSEGMSRAYTIIQDAIDVIADQKEIAEEANKAKSIFLANMSHEIRTPLNGVIGFTELLKNTGLDDEQQDYVDTIEKSSENLLTIINNILDVSKIESNKVELEDILFDPINDFEGAIEVYAAKASEKNINLLSYIDPSLVNLLYGDITKIKEVLINLMSNAVKFTPVNGSIIIDIRRLPSVSENETNIKFSVRDTGVGIAKDKLGKIFSAFSQADSTVTRQYGGTGLGLTISSKYVAMMGGMLQVTSEVGQGSEFFFTLSFKETKKSDSDTIYNGIKGKRFALLTDDPKDIHNVIVKDYLTYMGANIKILESDREINRNYFDILIIRLEDYPMISRELDIPIVVCGNLREIQNARFDKESIFTLSEPVNITKILRTTQRVLEAGPVVATSRPAQDAVYTEPTAPAATEPVAKQTVVEQPIKEEVVAKEPVKEEVVVEEPAKEDKAELSLRDKLRARINQGTPSEPKVAIKKEEPKVEPVIQKAPETKPQEQIKIEEEPAEIKISIEEPTIIKKDEIKEVIEPKVDSSIKIDEPKVVVEEPKIVVDEPKVVVEEPIIEKISIEPTPAKEPEIKISDESLKVADEEIKTISEPKQQAPVKTEEVAKKEKVVKAPEVVKPQVKIVEETIMVDEWVEEEVTEYVEVEEEVTEYVDKEVEEEVEVEVPAPSAAPSAGGMDKYNAKVLVAEDNEINQKLMRHTLGLFGLDITIVGNGKLALEERKEKNYDMIFMDIAMPVMDGVEATKQIKNYELENSLPHIPIVAVTANALKGDRERFMSQGLDEYCTKPIKKEALSAMLNMFIPEKKEGASGGGTIKKKEIRKVIKKVPQTVIKKVLKPQTVVKKVLKQKPVIVKKEIPVESDLPKKEEVKTENLSLTKKDILICRKSHLENRIFDTILKRFAKEIDKTNNIDEIVNLLSANSYKLVMLDSKLENFDAKLLLDIIDQVSPDTKVVLFSNQNDNISEDVKNRFAEITDSKVNKAELEELTKKYIG from the coding sequence ATGAAGCTAAATACGACTTCTATACTTAGATTTATAACAGGTATACCGTTACTAATCATTATGTTGATTGGATCGTTCTATCTTTACAGTTCATATAATAACTATAAAGAAGCAGATACTCTTAACAAATCAGTTGCTAATCTTAACAGCATTAGCGAGCTAATTGAACAACTTGGAAACGAAAGAGGACTAAGTGTTATCTACACCGCAAGTGGTGGAAGACTTAATGTTTCTGATCTTTTGCAAAACCAAAGAGCACAAACAGATGCTGAGATAAAGAAATTTAATAACCTCATAGCAAATTATGAAAGCATTGTTGGTAGTAACTTCTTAAATAAAAGTTCAGGCGTTCCAAGTGAACTTTTAAAAATGTCATCTCTGCTTAAAAACATTAATGAAGCAAGATCTAAGGTGGATAATTTAGATGCTGACTTTAATACTGTTTTTACAAATTTCTTTTCAGTTATTGATGAAGAGTATTTAAATTATGCAAGATTTGTTCAAAAATATGCAACCTCACAAGACATTGCATCTTTGAGTTCAAACTTGGTAACTACTTATGAGATAATGAGCGCTTCAAGCTATCAAAGAGATTATGTTATATCTTTACTTGGTACAAGAGAGGCAATTGATTATTCAACTCTTTCAAAATGGAGCGAAATAAGCAATAAAAGTGCATTTATATCTTATACATCACTTCCTGAATCACAAGCAAAAACAGAAATTTTAAAACTTCTTTCTTCGCCTGATTCACAAGCTATAATTTCATCAGCCAACACTCTTAATACTCAACTTCAACAAGAGGCACTATCTGGTGAATATAGTGTTGGTCTTATGGAGTGGTTTAGTGCAGCAAGTAGCAAAATCAGTCTAGCAAAAGAAATAACTCAAAAACTAAGTAAAGAGCTTATGGTTCAAACAGATGCATATAAACACGAACTACAAAAAGTTTTGTTTATAGCAATTGGACTATTTGCAATAGCGATACTATTTTTATTTATAACTCTTAGATTTATCAACAGATTCCAAAGAAACATATCTGAACTTGATGATGTTTTAAATAGCATAAGCCATATCTCAGAACAAGATATTAAAATAGACTTAAGAACATCAGAAGGTATGTCAAGAGCCTATACAATTATCCAAGATGCGATTGATGTTATTGCTGATCAAAAAGAGATTGCTGAAGAGGCAAATAAGGCAAAATCAATATTCTTAGCTAATATGTCACACGAAATAAGAACCCCATTAAATGGAGTTATTGGCTTTACTGAGCTTTTGAAAAACACAGGCCTAGATGATGAGCAGCAAGATTATGTTGATACAATAGAAAAAAGTTCTGAAAACCTACTTACAATTATAAATAACATTCTTGATGTTTCTAAAATTGAAAGTAATAAAGTTGAACTTGAAGATATTTTATTTGATCCGATTAACGATTTTGAAGGTGCTATTGAAGTTTATGCAGCAAAAGCGAGTGAGAAAAATATAAATCTTTTATCATATATTGATCCAAGTCTTGTAAATTTACTTTATGGTGATATTACAAAAATAAAAGAGGTTTTAATCAACCTAATGAGCAATGCTGTTAAATTTACTCCTGTAAATGGTAGCATTATAATTGATATAAGAAGACTTCCTTCTGTAAGCGAAAATGAAACCAACATAAAATTTAGTGTTAGAGATACTGGTGTTGGTATAGCAAAAGACAAACTTGGAAAGATATTTAGTGCATTCTCACAAGCTGATTCTACTGTAACAAGACAATATGGTGGAACTGGACTAGGACTTACAATTTCATCTAAATACGTTGCCATGATGGGTGGTATGCTTCAAGTTACTTCTGAGGTCGGACAAGGAAGTGAGTTTTTCTTCACTCTATCATTTAAAGAAACCAAAAAGTCAGACTCAGATACTATTTATAACGGTATAAAAGGTAAGAGATTTGCACTTTTAACTGATGATCCTAAAGATATACACAATGTAATTGTAAAAGATTATCTTACATACATGGGTGCAAATATAAAAATCCTTGAAAGTGATAGAGAGATAAATAGAAACTATTTTGATATTCTGATAATAAGACTTGAAGACTATCCAATGATTAGTAGAGAACTAGATATACCTATTGTAGTCTGTGGAAATCTTAGAGAGATTCAAAATGCAAGATTTGACAAAGAAAGCATTTTCACCTTATCAGAACCTGTAAATATAACAAAAATTTTAAGAACCACACAAAGAGTACTAGAAGCTGGTCCTGTTGTAGCAACCTCTAGACCTGCTCAAGATGCAGTATATACTGAACCTACAGCTCCTGCAGCAACTGAACCTGTTGCAAAACAAACTGTAGTGGAACAACCTATTAAAGAAGAGGTCGTAGCAAAAGAGCCTGTAAAAGAAGAGGTAGTAGTAGAAGAACCTGCAAAAGAAGATAAAGCTGAACTTAGCTTAAGAGACAAACTAAGAGCTAGAATCAATCAAGGCACTCCTAGTGAACCAAAAGTGGCCATAAAAAAAGAAGAACCAAAAGTTGAACCTGTCATTCAAAAAGCACCGGAAACTAAACCACAAGAGCAAATCAAAATAGAAGAAGAGCCTGCTGAAATAAAAATTTCTATTGAAGAGCCTACAATTATAAAAAAAGATGAAATAAAAGAAGTAATTGAGCCTAAAGTAGATTCTAGCATAAAAATTGATGAGCCTAAGGTAGTGGTTGAGGAACCTAAGATAGTAGTTGATGAGCCTAAGGTGGTAGTTGAGGAACCAATTATTGAAAAAATTTCAATTGAGCCAACTCCAGCTAAAGAACCTGAGATAAAAATTTCTGATGAAAGCCTTAAGGTAGCAGATGAAGAGATTAAAACTATAAGTGAGCCTAAGCAACAAGCACCAGTTAAAACAGAAGAAGTAGCTAAAAAAGAAAAAGTAGTTAAAGCCCCTGAAGTAGTAAAACCTCAAGTAAAGATTGTTGAAGAAACAATCATGGTTGATGAGTGGGTTGAAGAAGAAGTAACTGAGTATGTTGAAGTTGAAGAAGAAGTAACTGAATATGTCGATAAAGAAGTTGAGGAAGAAGTTGAGGTTGAAGTACCAGCACCAAGTGCAGCACCATCAGCTGGCGGTATGGATAAGTATAATGCAAAAGTTTTAGTTGCAGAAGATAACGAAATCAACCAAAAACTTATGAGACACACTCTTGGACTGTTTGGACTAGATATAACAATAGTAGGAAATGGTAAGCTAGCACTTGAAGAGAGAAAAGAAAAAAATTACGATATGATTTTTATGGATATCGCAATGCCTGTAATGGATGGTGTTGAAGCAACTAAACAAATTAAAAACTATGAACTTGAAAATAGCCTTCCACATATACCAATTGTTGCTGTTACAGCAAATGCACTAAAAGGCGATAGAGAAAGATTTATGTCTCAAGGACTTGATGAGTATTGTACAAAGCCAATTAAAAAAGAAGCGCTATCAGCAATGCTTAATATGTTTATTCCTGAGAAAAAAGAAGGAGCTAGTGGAGGCGGAACTATAAAGAAAAAAGAGATAAGAAAAGTTATCAAAAAAGTTCCTCAAACTGTTATTAAAAAAGTTTTAAAACCACAAACCGTTGTTAAGAAAGTTTTAAAACAAAAACCTGTTATTGTCAAAAAAGAAATTCCAGTAGAAAGTGATTTGCCAAAAAAAGAGGAAGTTAAAACTGAAAATTTAAGTTTAACAAAAAAAGATATCTTAATTTGCAGGAAAAGTCATTTGGAAAATAGAATTTTTGATACTATTTTAAAAAGATTTGCCAAAGAAATTGACAAAACTAACAATATAGATGAAATCGTAAATTTACTTAGTGCGAATTCATATAAACTAGTTATGCTTGATTCTAAGCTTGAAAATTTTGATGCTAAGCTTTTACTAGATATCATAGATCAAGTAAGCCCTGACACAAAAGTAGTCTTATTTAGTAATCAAAATGATAATATTAGTGAAGATGTTAAAAATAGATTTGCTGAAATAACCGATAGTAAGGTTAATAAGGCTGAACTTGAAGAATTAACTAAAAAATATATAGGATGA
- a CDS encoding response regulator translates to MENLVNVLAVDDDVINLKLVEMMLKKHGGIGEIIKAPNGLEALNILTQRKDIGIILLDIVMPVMNGLEFLDNTQVKTLIKNIPVIVLTTDETTKKDSLSKGANDFVTKPITEKVLFEKINNFIGL, encoded by the coding sequence ATGGAAAATTTAGTAAATGTATTAGCAGTTGATGATGATGTTATTAACTTAAAATTGGTAGAAATGATGCTAAAAAAACATGGTGGTATAGGTGAGATTATTAAAGCTCCTAATGGACTTGAAGCTCTTAATATTTTAACTCAAAGAAAAGATATCGGTATAATTTTACTTGATATTGTAATGCCCGTTATGAACGGGCTTGAGTTTTTGGATAACACTCAAGTTAAAACACTTATAAAAAACATACCTGTTATAGTTTTAACAACAGATGAAACCACTAAAAAAGATTCACTTAGCAAAGGTGCTAATGATTTTGTAACAAAACCTATAACAGAAAAAGTTTTATTTGAAAAAATAAATAATTTTATTGGTCTATAA
- the uvrC gene encoding excinuclease ABC subunit UvrC, with protein MLVNDIKSLPNLPGVYEYFDENAKLLYVGKAKNLKKRVRSYFSFTPNLAPNPRVSLRIQKMINESIHLKYIVTKSEADALILENSFIKQLNPKYNILLRDDKTYPYIYIDLNEDFPRFNITRKVIKGSNIKYFGPYFKGSREILETLYMKFKLVQKNGCLKNKKACLFYQINRCLAPCEEKITKKEYDLIIKDALYALKNPTSMIEYLKELMLKYSLNENYEEAANLRDKIEMLKESDQKIEVDLARLEDFEVFAINSFQSFACAVRLSIRDGKITNSNSKIINLKNFENLEKSEIDEIYKQTLLDAFPAESPVAVSKIYVNDDFLDISLVSEILEARHSKKFEIIVPKIGEKRKICNIAHQNAKINIQKHLKAYDFEFLNSMKEYFGFTNLPINIEAYDNSHMFGSAVVGAMIAYNEDGFNKQNYRHAHLKSNNDYDQMKEYLTMRVNRFDKLNPPDLWVIDGGVALLNLADEILKSVGANVDIIAISKEKVDAKAYRSKGAAKDKLYTKNGEFLLPPSDKKLQFFQKLRDEAHRFAISFHQKTKRKNDLQKSNLIKSGLSEGKIKKLLDYFGSFEKIYDSNFDEISNLIGKTAAKKIFL; from the coding sequence TTGCTAGTAAATGATATAAAATCACTCCCAAATTTGCCTGGAGTTTATGAATATTTTGATGAAAACGCAAAGCTATTATATGTTGGAAAAGCTAAAAATTTAAAAAAAAGAGTAAGAAGTTATTTTTCTTTTACGCCAAATTTAGCCCCAAATCCAAGGGTTAGTTTAAGAATACAAAAGATGATAAATGAAAGTATTCATCTAAAATATATCGTAACAAAAAGCGAAGCCGATGCATTGATTTTAGAGAATTCGTTTATAAAACAACTTAATCCAAAATACAACATTTTACTAAGGGATGATAAAACTTATCCATACATTTATATTGATTTAAATGAAGATTTTCCAAGATTTAATATAACTAGAAAAGTAATAAAAGGCTCAAATATTAAATATTTTGGACCATATTTTAAAGGATCACGTGAAATTTTAGAAACTTTATATATGAAATTTAAACTAGTTCAAAAAAATGGATGTTTAAAAAATAAAAAAGCTTGCCTGTTTTATCAAATAAATCGTTGTTTAGCGCCTTGTGAAGAAAAAATAACAAAAAAAGAGTATGATTTAATAATAAAAGATGCACTATATGCCCTTAAAAATCCAACCTCAATGATTGAATACTTAAAAGAGCTTATGTTGAAATACTCATTAAATGAAAACTATGAAGAAGCTGCAAATTTAAGAGATAAAATAGAAATGCTTAAAGAAAGTGATCAAAAAATAGAAGTTGATTTAGCAAGACTTGAAGACTTTGAAGTATTTGCTATAAATTCTTTCCAAAGCTTTGCTTGTGCTGTAAGACTTAGCATAAGAGATGGAAAAATAACAAACTCAAACTCAAAAATCATAAATTTAAAAAACTTTGAAAATTTAGAAAAAAGTGAAATTGATGAAATTTATAAACAAACCTTACTTGATGCTTTTCCTGCTGAATCACCTGTGGCAGTTTCTAAAATATATGTAAATGATGATTTTTTAGATATTAGCTTAGTAAGTGAGATTTTAGAAGCTAGACATAGCAAAAAATTTGAGATAATTGTTCCAAAAATTGGAGAAAAAAGAAAAATTTGCAATATCGCGCACCAAAATGCGAAAATTAATATTCAAAAACACTTAAAAGCTTATGATTTTGAGTTTTTAAACTCCATGAAAGAGTATTTTGGGTTTACAAATTTACCAATAAATATAGAAGCTTATGATAACTCACACATGTTTGGAAGCGCTGTGGTTGGAGCTATGATAGCTTATAATGAAGATGGATTTAACAAGCAAAATTATCGTCACGCCCATCTTAAATCAAATAATGACTATGATCAAATGAAAGAGTATTTAACAATGCGAGTAAATAGATTTGATAAGTTAAATCCACCAGATTTATGGGTAATTGATGGTGGAGTTGCGCTTTTAAATTTAGCTGATGAAATACTAAAAAGCGTTGGGGCAAATGTAGATATAATAGCTATTTCAAAAGAAAAAGTTGATGCTAAAGCATATCGTTCAAAAGGCGCAGCAAAAGATAAACTTTATACAAAAAATGGAGAATTTTTACTACCACCAAGCGATAAAAAACTTCAATTTTTTCAAAAACTAAGAGATGAAGCTCATAGATTTGCCATAAGTTTTCATCAAAAAACAAAAAGAAAAAATGATTTGCAAAAATCAAATTTGATAAAATCAGGATTGAGCGAAGGAAAAATAAAAAAATTGCTTGATTATTTTGGTAGTTTTGAAAAAATTTATGATTCAAATTTTGACGAAATTTCAAATTTAATAGGAAAAACTGCTGCAAAAAAAATATTTTTATAA
- a CDS encoding ArsS family sensor histidine kinase, whose translation MRYSLSTKISVVFAIAFGLVCILFITFGRIQLNQAFDRMTVSQINSINYLLGLYERKTPPENLDEYFSNFNLTATKDKNLISNVLTRGDIVFTRQTPIGDIVSLKYQNSMFMHIKNPNFSATFESSGGKNLNDPLWVGFFITIILLGSLYFSVLKSLAPLKKLNNNIKKFATGNLETATVNVEGDDEIAQVAKEFDKAVIKIKELIRSRQLFLRTIMHELKTPIGKGRIVSEMIPNELQKKRLINIFERLEILINEFAKIEQLLSKSYSINYEDYHFSLILEQAKDLLMLDDWDKKVELNLISDPLLKADFQMFSLALKNLIDNALKYSNDQKVYITSTNEQICIANSGDPLPVDIAHYKQAFVRNINEKVSGMGLGLYIIDRICDMHKYCLDYYYSDGKHHFCIVFNKNKASCEIPKKPKFLKKKK comes from the coding sequence ATGAGATACTCACTAAGCACAAAAATAAGTGTTGTCTTTGCAATTGCTTTTGGTTTAGTATGCATTCTTTTCATAACTTTTGGAAGAATTCAACTAAACCAAGCATTTGATAGAATGACAGTTTCACAGATAAATTCCATAAATTATCTTTTAGGATTATATGAGAGAAAAACTCCGCCTGAAAACTTAGATGAATATTTTAGCAATTTTAATCTAACCGCTACAAAAGATAAAAATTTAATATCTAATGTTCTAACAAGAGGCGATATTGTATTTACTCGCCAAACTCCAATTGGAGATATTGTTTCATTAAAATATCAAAATTCTATGTTTATGCATATAAAAAATCCAAATTTTAGTGCGACTTTTGAAAGTAGCGGTGGCAAAAATTTAAACGATCCACTTTGGGTTGGATTTTTTATAACTATTATTTTGTTAGGATCACTTTATTTTTCAGTTTTAAAAAGCTTGGCTCCTCTTAAAAAATTAAATAATAATATTAAAAAATTTGCAACAGGAAATTTAGAAACCGCAACAGTAAATGTCGAAGGTGATGATGAAATAGCACAAGTTGCAAAAGAATTTGATAAAGCGGTTATAAAAATAAAAGAGCTTATTAGATCGCGCCAACTGTTTTTAAGAACAATTATGCATGAATTAAAAACACCTATTGGAAAAGGTAGAATCGTATCTGAAATGATACCAAATGAGCTTCAAAAAAAACGCCTTATAAATATATTTGAAAGACTTGAAATTTTAATAAACGAGTTTGCTAAAATTGAACAACTCTTATCAAAATCTTACTCTATAAATTATGAAGATTATCATTTTAGTCTTATTTTGGAACAAGCCAAAGATTTACTAATGCTTGATGATTGGGATAAAAAAGTTGAACTAAATTTAATAAGCGATCCACTTTTAAAAGCCGATTTTCAAATGTTTTCATTAGCACTTAAAAATTTAATTGACAATGCTTTAAAATATTCAAATGATCAAAAAGTTTATATCACCTCAACAAATGAGCAAATTTGCATTGCAAATAGTGGTGACCCACTTCCAGTAGATATAGCTCATTACAAACAAGCTTTTGTTAGAAATATAAATGAAAAAGTTTCTGGAATGGGACTTGGACTTTATATAATTGATAGAATTTGTGATATGCACAAGTACTGTTTAGATTATTACTATTCAGATGGAAAGCACCATTTTTGCATAGTTTTTAACAAAAATAAAGCAAGTTGTGAAATCCCTAAAAAACCAAAATTTCTAAAAAAGAAAAAATGA